A stretch of Bacillaceae bacterium S4-13-56 DNA encodes these proteins:
- a CDS encoding aspartate kinase — MKVVKFGGSSVASAAQLKKVANIITSDEERRIVVVSAPGKRFAEDIKVTDLFINLFEALMDQNHVESSKEKIIDRFQLIVSDLNLPSLLLEDLSRRIDEVLYSNELLDVEKLDSLKAMGEDTLARVLSAYLETLGLKATYLNPMDAGIIVSNDPGKAQVLPESYDRLLTLRERDGITVIPGFFGYTTEGKLMTFPRGGSDITGSIVAAGVQASLYENFTDVDSVFCVNPSIVEQPKEIKVLTYKEMRELSYAGFSVFHDEALIPAFRAKIPVCIKNTNDPTKPGTMILSERSSEEQIGPVVGIASARGFISIYVGKYLMNREKGFGRRLLQILEEEGISFEHVPSGIDDLSVILREEQMTPEKERRVIDRIKTDLQADTVNVERNLAMIMIVGEGMDSAIGVAAKATEAFARANVNIEMINQGSSEVSMMFGVKEESIIPAVRSLYEQFFVKELV, encoded by the coding sequence ATGAAGGTTGTTAAATTTGGTGGAAGTTCAGTTGCAAGTGCTGCACAACTCAAAAAAGTAGCAAATATTATTACATCTGATGAGGAACGTCGGATTGTTGTTGTCTCAGCACCTGGAAAAAGATTTGCTGAAGATATTAAGGTGACTGATTTATTTATTAACTTGTTCGAAGCCTTAATGGACCAAAATCATGTTGAAAGTTCAAAGGAGAAAATTATTGATCGATTTCAACTTATCGTTTCTGATTTAAATCTTCCCTCTCTTTTATTGGAGGATTTATCTAGGAGAATTGATGAGGTACTTTATTCCAATGAGTTGTTGGATGTTGAAAAATTAGATTCTTTAAAAGCAATGGGTGAAGATACACTTGCAAGAGTGTTAAGTGCTTACTTAGAGACATTAGGGCTAAAGGCTACTTATTTAAATCCAATGGATGCTGGAATCATTGTAAGTAATGATCCTGGAAAAGCCCAGGTTCTTCCAGAAAGCTATGATCGTCTTTTAACTTTAAGAGAAAGGGATGGTATTACAGTTATTCCAGGATTTTTTGGTTACACCACAGAAGGAAAGTTAATGACATTTCCTAGAGGAGGATCTGACATTACAGGTTCCATCGTAGCCGCTGGTGTTCAAGCAAGCTTGTATGAAAACTTTACGGATGTCGATTCTGTCTTCTGTGTCAATCCATCCATTGTAGAGCAACCTAAAGAAATAAAGGTACTTACTTACAAAGAAATGCGAGAATTATCCTATGCTGGATTCTCAGTTTTTCATGATGAGGCTTTAATTCCAGCTTTTCGTGCAAAAATTCCAGTATGTATTAAAAATACAAATGATCCAACAAAACCGGGGACAATGATCTTATCTGAACGTTCATCCGAAGAACAAATAGGCCCTGTCGTAGGAATAGCGAGTGCCCGTGGTTTTATTAGTATCTATGTTGGAAAATATTTAATGAACCGTGAAAAAGGTTTTGGAAGGCGTTTGCTTCAAATTTTAGAAGAAGAAGGTATTTCTTTTGAACATGTTCCCTCAGGAATTGATGATTTATCAGTCATCTTACGAGAGGAACAAATGACTCCTGAAAAGGAAAGACGAGTGATTGATCGAATAAAAACCGATTTGCAAGCAGATACAGTAAATGTGGAAAGAAATTTAGCTATGATTATGATTGTTGGTGAAGGAATGGATAGTGCAATAGGAGTAGCGGCAAAAGCAACGGAAGCTTTTGCTCGTGCAAACGTAAATATTGAGATGATTAACCAAGGATCATCAGAAGTCTCTATGATGTTTGGGGTTAAAGAAGAAAGCATTATTCCAGCTGTACGTTCTTTGTATGAACAATTTTTTGTTAAAGAACTAGTATAA
- a CDS encoding DUF2627 family protein, whose amino-acid sequence MSRFFALLIILIPGVLATYGIKLMRDALFGELTPIFVNILIQLIAGLLFFLFGLFFVGGFILYRDKKRNLTKGRFAKKR is encoded by the coding sequence ATGTCCAGATTTTTTGCCCTACTTATTATTCTGATACCAGGTGTTCTTGCAACATATGGCATAAAACTTATGAGGGACGCATTATTTGGGGAATTAACACCAATCTTTGTTAATATCCTTATCCAACTCATTGCTGGATTGCTTTTTTTTCTATTCGGACTGTTCTTTGTTGGAGGTTTTATTTTGTATCGTGACAAAAAAAGAAATTTAACTAAAGGAAGATTTGCAAAAAAACGCTAG
- a CDS encoding sigma-54-dependent Fis family transcriptional regulator has translation MKNVIIIGAGKGGSALLKLFEKIDKMKIEAVIDHDQSAPGIQIAHSLGIPTDRQWEKWMKEDIDIIFEATGTEAVFEALMEKKPSKCVVVPGSVAYITSALLEEKERLLKELKHQSDKQELILNNIHDGMVVVDPDEVITFMNRSAETILDVEREAVYNSGIASLIPDSRLGHVMKTRVKEINQELSLNNGKKIITTRIPIIGKEGEIQGAFAVFKDITEVVHLAEELTDIKEVKKMLEAIIQSSDEAISVVDEKGNGLMINPAYTRITELKEKDVIGKPASTDISEGESMHMKVLETRRPVRGVRMRVGPSKKDVLVNVAPVIVDGRIKGSVGVLHDVSEIQKLTVELKRARQLIRNLEAKYTFSDIVASSDEMKLALEQARVGAKTPATVLLRGESGTGKELFAHAIHNESKRKHNKFLRINCASMTPTQLESELFGYEEGAYPGVKHGTKKGLFEEAHQGSVFIDEIGDLPLHVQTKLLRLLQEGEVVRIGGTKPIHVDVRIIAATHQNLERAIVNGTFREDLYYRLNRLPIFIPPLRESTEDIDQLIYHLMNRLNQDYGRHVTTISQDALQYLKDYHWPGNVRELENIIGRAMIFMSMNDTIIQKEHLPHLEKENRLEEIIYFTPKGDSLPVMVEQFERQMIKDTMKKLKGNKSETARQLGISLRNLYYKMEKLEIDM, from the coding sequence ATGAAAAATGTGATAATTATTGGAGCTGGTAAGGGAGGAAGTGCCCTTTTAAAGCTATTTGAAAAAATAGATAAAATGAAAATTGAAGCTGTTATTGATCATGATCAATCTGCTCCTGGAATTCAAATTGCTCACAGCCTCGGCATACCCACAGACCGACAATGGGAAAAATGGATGAAGGAAGACATAGACATTATTTTTGAAGCTACAGGGACTGAAGCTGTATTTGAGGCCTTAATGGAAAAGAAACCATCAAAGTGTGTGGTTGTTCCTGGGTCTGTTGCCTACATAACCTCTGCACTATTAGAGGAAAAGGAGAGATTGTTGAAAGAACTTAAACACCAGTCTGATAAACAAGAGTTAATTTTGAACAATATTCACGATGGAATGGTTGTTGTTGACCCCGATGAAGTAATAACGTTCATGAATCGTAGTGCAGAAACAATTCTTGACGTAGAACGTGAGGCCGTATATAACAGTGGGATTGCATCACTGATTCCAGATTCTCGATTAGGTCATGTAATGAAGACAAGAGTAAAAGAGATAAATCAAGAATTATCCTTAAACAATGGAAAAAAGATCATAACCACTCGCATTCCTATAATAGGAAAAGAAGGGGAAATTCAAGGAGCCTTTGCTGTTTTTAAGGATATAACCGAAGTTGTTCATTTAGCCGAGGAGCTAACAGATATAAAAGAAGTAAAAAAAATGTTGGAAGCTATCATTCAATCATCTGATGAAGCAATTTCTGTAGTTGATGAAAAAGGGAATGGGCTCATGATCAATCCAGCCTATACTCGAATTACGGAGTTGAAAGAGAAGGATGTTATCGGAAAGCCAGCCTCCACAGATATATCTGAAGGCGAAAGTATGCACATGAAGGTTTTGGAAACTAGAAGGCCGGTTCGTGGTGTTAGAATGAGAGTTGGTCCCTCAAAAAAAGATGTCCTTGTAAATGTGGCCCCTGTAATTGTAGATGGAAGGATTAAGGGAAGTGTTGGGGTTCTGCATGATGTCTCAGAGATACAAAAATTAACTGTAGAATTGAAACGTGCAAGACAACTCATTCGAAATTTAGAAGCAAAGTATACTTTTTCTGACATTGTTGCATCATCAGATGAGATGAAACTTGCTTTAGAACAAGCAAGAGTTGGTGCAAAGACACCTGCCACTGTATTACTACGAGGAGAATCAGGTACTGGTAAAGAACTATTTGCTCATGCTATTCATAATGAAAGTAAAAGAAAACACAACAAATTTTTACGTATTAATTGTGCATCAATGACACCTACTCAATTAGAAAGTGAACTATTTGGGTATGAAGAAGGAGCCTATCCAGGTGTGAAGCATGGAACTAAGAAGGGACTCTTTGAAGAGGCTCATCAAGGAAGCGTTTTCATAGACGAGATTGGTGATCTTCCTTTACATGTTCAAACTAAACTTCTTCGACTTTTACAGGAAGGAGAAGTTGTAAGAATTGGTGGGACTAAACCTATTCATGTTGATGTTCGTATCATCGCAGCTACACACCAAAATTTAGAGAGGGCTATAGTCAATGGAACATTCAGAGAGGATCTCTATTATCGACTGAATCGTCTTCCTATCTTTATTCCTCCATTAAGAGAGAGTACAGAAGATATTGATCAGCTCATTTATCATCTTATGAATCGATTAAATCAGGATTATGGACGACATGTAACTACAATTTCACAGGATGCTCTACAATACTTAAAAGATTATCATTGGCCTGGGAATGTACGTGAGTTGGAGAATATCATTGGTAGAGCGATGATTTTTATGAGTATGAATGACACAATTATTCAAAAGGAGCACCTTCCACATTTAGAAAAGGAAAACCGATTAGAGGAAATTATTTATTTTACACCTAAGGGAGATTCATTACCTGTGATGGTGGAGCAGTTTGAAAGACAAATGATAAAGGATACCATGAAAAAGCTTAAAGGGAATAAATCAGAGACAGCAAGGCAACTTGGAATTTCATTAAGAAATTTATATTATAAGATGGAAAAACTAGAAATTGATATGTAG
- the yqiS gene encoding phosphate butyryltransferase — MNLKSLLDRSFQSSPVTVAVAQAADSEVILAIKEAVKIGLASFILIGDEAELVPLLNNAKLDHKGPRIQILHQKTEAGCVQKAVEEVREGRAQILMKGNLQTKTLLQSVLNRENGLRNGKVLSHVSVFEFPTQNRLFLLTDAAMNVAPSLKDKTMIVQNAVEVARSIGIQLPKVAPLAAVEVVNESMPASVDAALLSQMQKRGQIADCIIDGPLAFDIAISKEAALHKKIESPVAGEADILLVPTIEVGNALYKSFVYFAQAKVAGIIYGAKSPIVLTSRADSAESKLYSLALAICSVNKN; from the coding sequence GTGAATTTAAAATCGTTACTCGATCGGTCATTCCAGAGCAGCCCAGTTACTGTTGCAGTAGCTCAAGCGGCAGATTCAGAAGTGATTTTAGCAATAAAAGAAGCAGTAAAAATAGGTTTGGCCTCTTTTATTTTGATTGGAGACGAAGCTGAACTTGTTCCGTTATTAAATAATGCAAAATTAGATCACAAGGGTCCACGGATTCAAATTCTTCACCAGAAGACAGAGGCAGGATGTGTCCAAAAGGCAGTAGAAGAAGTAAGGGAAGGTAGAGCCCAAATTTTAATGAAAGGGAATCTACAAACAAAAACGCTCTTACAATCGGTTCTGAACAGGGAGAATGGCTTAAGGAATGGGAAAGTCTTATCACATGTTTCTGTATTCGAATTTCCTACACAGAACAGGTTGTTTCTTCTGACAGATGCCGCAATGAACGTTGCTCCTTCTTTAAAAGACAAAACAATGATTGTTCAAAATGCAGTAGAGGTTGCACGTTCTATTGGTATTCAGTTACCTAAAGTAGCTCCTCTAGCAGCTGTGGAAGTCGTCAATGAATCTATGCCAGCTTCGGTTGATGCTGCTCTGTTGTCTCAAATGCAAAAACGTGGGCAAATAGCAGACTGTATAATAGATGGTCCGCTGGCGTTTGATATAGCCATTTCAAAAGAGGCGGCACTCCATAAAAAAATTGAATCGCCAGTTGCAGGAGAAGCGGATATTCTACTTGTACCAACGATAGAAGTTGGGAATGCTTTATATAAATCTTTTGTTTATTTTGCGCAAGCAAAAGTCGCCGGTATTATATATGGAGCAAAATCACCAATTGTTTTGACCTCTCGAGCCGATTCGGCAGAGAGTAAATTATATTCTTTAGCGTTAGCAATTTGTTCAGTGAACAAAAATTAA